A stretch of Onychomys torridus chromosome 2, mOncTor1.1, whole genome shotgun sequence DNA encodes these proteins:
- the LOC118578750 gene encoding 40S ribosomal protein S16-like: MIEYKLLESVLLLGKERFAGMDIWVCVKDGGHVAQICAIQQSISKALVAYYQKYVDVASKKEIKDILIQYDRTLLVADLRCCESKKFGGPDALAQYQKSYQ; encoded by the coding sequence ATGATCGAGTACAAGTTATTGGAATCCGTTCTGCTGCTGGGCAAGGAACGATTTGCTGGTATGGATATCTGGGTCTGTGTGAAGGATGGTGGTCATGTGGCCCAAATTTGTGCTATCCAACAGTCCATCTCCAAAGCCCTGGTGGCTTATTACCAAAAGTATGTGGATGTGGCTTCTAAGAAGGAGATCAAAGATATACTCATCCAGTATGACCGCACCCTGCTTGTAGCTGATCTGCGTTGCTGTGAATCCAAAAAGTTTGGAGGTCCTGATGCCCTTGCTCAATACCAGAAATCTTACCAATAA